The proteins below are encoded in one region of Triticum aestivum cultivar Chinese Spring chromosome 1B, IWGSC CS RefSeq v2.1, whole genome shotgun sequence:
- the LOC123092408 gene encoding protein SRC2-like, whose amino-acid sequence MASRTVDVTLVSARDLRDVNLVSKMEVYAIVYIAGDPISRERVLADRTGGRNPTWNATVRVTVPASGSGSGALRVLLRTERPLGDRDVGEVILPLTEILAGAGDEPTGATQGAYKVRKVGSSKVHGVLNLSYKLGGVIHPPAGQYQQVGATGYLAAAAAPYASAPPPEQLSYPYPCPPPTMVRPLRISSR is encoded by the coding sequence ATGGCGAGCAGGACGGTGGATGTCACCCTTGTCTCCGCGAGGGATCTCAGGGACGTCAACCTCGTCTCCAAGATGGAGGTCTACGCGATCGTCTACATCGCCGGCGACCCCATCTCCCGGGAGCGGGTCCTCGCCGACCGCACCGGCGGCCGCAACCCCACCTGGAACGCCACTGTCCGCGTCACGGTCCCAGCCTCCGGCTCCGGCAGCGGCGCTCTGCGCGTGCTCCTCCGCACAGAGCGCCCCCTCGGCGACCGTGACGTGGGCGAGGTGATCCTCCCGCTTACCGAGATCCTagccggcgccggcgacgagccaaCTGGCGCCACGCAAGGCGCCTACAAGGTGCGCAAGGTCGGCTCTAGCAAGGTTCACGGCGTGCTCAACCTCTCCTATAAGCTCGGAGGAGTCATCCACCCACCCGCCGGCCAGTACCAGCAGGTGGGAGCGACGGGGTACCTGGCGGCAGCCGCTGCGCCGTACGCGTCTGCTCCGCCGCCGGAGCAGCTCAGCTACCCGTACCCGTGCCCACCCCCGACAATGGTTCGGCCGCTGCGCATCAGCAGCCGGTAA